The DNA region AATCTTACCCTTTTAGGGACAGTATTGTCCTGCGCGCTTATTATGATTTCCTGTGGTAAAGAAAAGAAAAAAGGTGGTGGTAGCCCAGAGCCTACGCCACGAAACGGCACAGAGCAGCAGCTCCTTGGTGACGAGATGGTCGGTATTGTGGAAAAATACTGCGTCGAGTGTCACAATCCAAGTTCAGCTGCAGCTAACCTTGAACTCACTCAAATAGACGTTATCCTTGCCAATGCGGGACGAATCGTCACTTCGATTCAAAATGGTTCAATGCCAAGCAACGGACGAACTCTTACTGCTGAAGAATTATCTATTGTAGCAGCCTGGGCGGAAGCTCAGTATCCAGCTCCTACTCCTGGTACTACAGTGACCACCGATCCTGAAGCGGGTCCTGATAAAGACGACGGTATCGTTGACGATCAAGCCAACGATGAAGACGGACCAAGTAAGGATAACCCAACCCAGAACAATGACTACAAGAGTGGTTGTGATGACAAAAGCGGTGATAACCAAGACGATGACTTTGTAGAAGAGGACCGTGATGGCAAAGGTAAAGGTAAAGGCAAAGGAAAAGGAAAAAGCTGGTGGAGTTGGATTAAAGATGTAAAAAAAGACAGGGATCACTGTCACGAAGACCACGATAAAGATGATAATGGCGACGACTTCTACGGTCGCTAATGCATAAGTTCCGCTTCATTTTCGATGGTGATTGGCTCACCATCGAAATTTTGGAACAAGAACCTTTCCTCTTATCCCGCTAGCCGTTTAGCTGCCCCAGCCACAAGTTGTTCTTTGATTGGCTTGAGAATCCAACCATTAATATTGTAGCCTTTGGCCTTTTTAATCACATTGATATCAGTAATTTCTGTGACGACGACAATAGGAGTTGTCTTGAAAGCCTTGAACTTTCGAATAGCAGCGAGAACTTGCACGAAATTGGGAGCCGATATCGTTAGATCCACAAAGATGCAATGAATGTCTTGGTGGAGTGTCAGCGTTTTGGGGAGTTCGCGGAGGTCATGAACTTCGATTGGCTTATAGCCGGTGCCCACTAGCTCTTGTTTCATCTGTGTCACATATGAGCCTGGCTTATCGATAATGAGCATTTTCTTACCAACGATAACCTCTTTCGATGGTTCGTGTGGAGTTGGTCTAGGGACTCTTTTTTCAGGGCGTTCAAATCCTAGGGACTCTGCTAGTTCGTAGAGCTGATCCGCCTTTCTAGGATCAGGGCTAAGGCCGTCGCATCCGT from Pseudobacteriovorax antillogorgiicola includes:
- a CDS encoding c-type cytochrome is translated as MKNLTLLGTVLSCALIMISCGKEKKKGGGSPEPTPRNGTEQQLLGDEMVGIVEKYCVECHNPSSAAANLELTQIDVILANAGRIVTSIQNGSMPSNGRTLTAEELSIVAAWAEAQYPAPTPGTTVTTDPEAGPDKDDGIVDDQANDEDGPSKDNPTQNNDYKSGCDDKSGDNQDDDFVEEDRDGKGKGKGKGKGKSWWSWIKDVKKDRDHCHEDHDKDDNGDDFYGR
- a CDS encoding response regulator produces the protein MVRYEKKPFSELLKSAHEGDRDAKSSVGLLHELGLLKDSDIREALKWFEEAANDGDPIAAISAAEIYRHGCDGLSPDPRKADQLYELAESLGFERPEKRVPRPTPHEPSKEVIVGKKMLIIDKPGSYVTQMKQELVGTGYKPIEVHDLRELPKTLTLHQDIHCIFVDLTISAPNFVQVLAAIRKFKAFKTTPIVVVTEITDINVIKKAKGYNINGWILKPIKEQLVAGAAKRLAG